Part of the Neisseria subflava genome is shown below.
GCGGACGATCATGGTGATGGTTTGGTTGCCGGAGTTGCCGCCGATGCCGGCGACGATGGGCATCAGCGCAGCCAGTGCGACGATTTTCTCGATACTGCCTTCAAATGCGCCAATTACGCGGCTGGCGATAAAGGCGGTACACAGGTTGATGGCAAGCCACATCCAGCGGTTTTTCACCGAGTCCCAAATCGGGGCGAACAAGTCCTCTTCTTCTTGCAAACCGGCCATGTTAAACATGTCGGCTTCGGATTCTTCACGGATCACGTCCACCATTTCGTCAATGGTGATCCTGCCGATCAGCTTTTTGTTTTCATCGACAACCGGCGCGGTGACCAAGTCATAACGTTCAAACGCCTGTGCCGCTTCTTCCACGTCGTCTTCGGGACGGAAGCGCACGACATCGGTGGCCATCACGTCCGCCACCATGTCTTCGGGGTCGGCGACCAAGAGTTTGCGGATGGGCAACACGCCTTGCAACACGTCGTTTTCATCAACCACGAAAATCTTGTCGGTATGGTCGGGCAGGCTGTCGAAACGGCGCAAGTAGCGCAATACGACTTCACACGCCACATCGGCGCGGATGCTGACCAATTCAAAGTCCATAATCGCGCCGACTTGGTTGTCTTCGTAAGACATCGCCGCTTTGACCTGCTCGCGTTCTTCTTCATCACGCGTTTGCAGCGCTTCGTACACCACTTGGTGCGGCAGGTCGTCTGCCAGCTCTGCCAATTCGTCTGCATCCAAATCATCGACGGCGGCCAACAGCTCGTCTTTGTCCATGGACTCGATCAGCGTTTCGCGTACGGCGTCGGATACTTCCAGCAATACTTCGCCGTCGTCTTCCGGGGCGACCAAAAGCCAGACGATGTTACGCTCGCGCGGCGGCAGGGATTCCAAGACGGCGGCCACGTCGGCAGGGTGCAGCTCGGCCAAGAGGACGGTCAGCTCGGTGAACTTGTCGCGCAGGCTTTCGTCTTCAATCGGCACGCCTGCTTCGATTTGTTCAAAGGACGGCTCGAGGATTTCGCATAAGGCGTGGATGCGGTCGATATCGTCAGAGATGCGATCGTCAGAAATGCGGTCTTCCACCGCTTCATTGTCGGGGGTATGGTCGAGATTCGGAGGGGTTTGTTCGATGCTCATAAATGCTCCGCCCGCCGGACGCGGGGAGGCATTTCGGCGGGATGATTATGGTTGTTGTGTGTCTGATGGGAAGTTCAAAGGCGAACTGGGAAGGTCCATAATTCGAGCCTGCTGAGAGGCGCAGAGTTGTAAACGGTGCATATTCTACTCTTTTTTAGGCCGTTTTACCATTTTTAACGGGAAAGGCCGTCTGAAAGCGGGTGATAACGACACCCCTTTTTTTTCAGACGGCCTGATGATTTGATTTTATTTGTTTCGCCTGCCGAACGCTTCCCTGACCACGTCCAACCAAGCCCTTAAGGCCGGCGTCGGGCGTTGGTGTTTTTTCCATGCCATGGTGAGCTGCCAGCGGATTTCGGGTTCGACCAAAGGAATGGCGGCAAAGACATCGGGATTGATTTTTCGGGCATAGTATTCGGGCAACAAGGCAATGCCCATATTGTGCGCCACCATGTCGGCAACCAAATTCCATTGTCCGGTACGGCAGACAACATTGGGCGTAAAACCTTGATTGCGGCAGGCCGTCTGAATGGTTTCGTTGAGGGAAAAACCGGCGCCGAACAGAATGAAGGGCTCGTGTTGCAGGCTTTTGAGCGTCAGTGCATCGTGTCTTGCCCGACTTTTCGGCATCAAGACCACCAGCGGATAGTCGCACAACGTGATGCTGTCGAAGTCTTCGTGAACCGGCGCGAGCAGCTGTCCGGCATCGAGTTCGTTGTTGCGCAATGATTGCTCGATGGCGAGCGAGCCTTGTTCCAAAAACGACAATTCGATGTCCGGCCATTTTTGGTGGAAATCAAACAGCGCATGACTGAGCAAATCGCTGCCAAACAAAGCCAAGCCCAAACGCAGCGTCCCGCTTTTGACATGGCGGTAATCGTCAATGCGGGCCAGTAGCAAATCGCGTTCGTGTAGAAGGTTTAACGCGTGGCGATAGACTTCTTCGCCGATAGCAGTCGGCTGTACCTGCCGCTTTTTGCGTCCGTTTTCTTTGCACAAAAGCGGTACGCCCAATTCTTCTTCCAAAGCCTGAATGATTTTGCTGACCGTCGGCTGCGTCAAATTCAACGCGGAAGCCGTGGCCGAAAAACTTTGCAGGCGGATGAGTTCGGCAAAACAATACAGGCTTTTGAAGTCCATTATTCCTCTAGGGCATGATTATTCGTTTAATAATTCATATTATGCAGAAACCAGGTTTCTATAATCAAGCCTTTCATTCAACACACACCCATATCATGGATTCCCTCACCAGATTTTTTCAGACGGCCTTGCCGCTTGCCATCATCGGCGCAGTATGGGGCGTCTCCGACCTTATCGTCCGCTTCACGCATCTGCCTATTTCTTCAGGCGTATTGGGCTTGTTCCTCATGCTCGCCCTTTTGGGGCTCGGCATCATCCGCCCAGGCATGGTTGACCGCGGCGCAAAATGGGCATTGGGCGAACTCGTCTTTTTCTTCATCCCCATCATGGTTTCCGTCTTGCAATATCAAGACCTGCTGATGTCCGAAGGTTGGCAGCTGATTTTGACCATCGCCGTCGGCACCGCGCTCGTGATGATCAGCACCGCCCTAACCCTCGATTTCTGCTACCGCTGGAAACGCCGTCTCTACAAAAAACTCCACTCCTAAAAATAGAGAATAAAAATGGACTACACCGCCCTCGCCTGCTTCATCTGGACTTGCTTTGCCTATGTCGTTGCCAAAAAAATCCACCGCAAAAAACCCTTAATGATTTTCTCCCCCGTCGTTACCGTCTCCGTCAGCACCATCCTCCTGCTGCTGGCATTCGGCATCAATTACGACACCTACCATAAATATACCCAAGGCATCGTCTTCCTGCTCACTCCGGTTACTGTTGCCTTTGCCGTCCCCATTTATGAAAACCGCGAAGTCATCCGCCGCCAACTGCCCATCCTCTCCATCGCCATTATGGTGGGCATGTTTGTCGGCATAGTCAGCGCATTCCTCATGAGCCATATGTTCCATTTCAACAACGAAGTGACCAACAGCCTGATGGCGCGCTCCATCTCCACCCCGTTTGCCGTCGTCCTCGCCAGCGAAATCCACGGCTCCGCCTCGCTCGTTTCCCTGTTCACCATCATCACCGGCTTTGTCGGCATGATATTCGGCGACCTGTTTTTGGCCTTTACCCGCATCCGTTTCCATACCGCCAACGGCGTGGCATTCGGCAATGCCGCCCACGGCTTCGGCACATCGCGCGCCGGACAACGCCACGAAACCGAAGGCGTGATGGCCAGCCTGACCATGATTTTGGCCGGACTTTTTATGGTATTGTTTGGCCCGACCATGGTGCATTTGGTAATCTGGATGATGAGTTAGGCCCCGTCCTGATGACCATACACAAAAAGGCCGTCTGAAACATATATTGGTTTCAGACGGCCTTTTATATTATGGAACGATTACAGTTTGAAAATAGAAGCCTCTGCTAAATCATGGATGGTATCCAACGCAGATGAACCCGTACCATTGCTTGAATAGGTCGCATTGTCTGAGGAAAGACCGGCAGAAGAATCAAGAGGATCAGCCTCACCAAACGCACGGCTCAAAAGTTCATCACCATCGAAAGCTTTGGATTCCAATATCGGCTTCGCGGCCGGCTGCGCAGGCTCGAAACCTTCCCACTCACGCGGATCAAGGCGGATGATATGGTCATCATCATAGCCGTCATTAGGACCTTTGCCTTCTCCTGAAAAAGTGCCATCCCATTCGCGCGGATCGAGGCGGATGGTATGGTCATCATCATAGCTGTCATTAGGACCTTTGCCTTCTCCTGAAAAAGTACCGTCCCATTCGCGCGGATCGAGGCGGATGGTATGGTCATCATCATAGCCGTCATTAGGTCCTTTGCCTTCTCCTGAAAAAGTACCGTCCCACTCGCGCGGATCGAGGCGGATGGTATGGTCATCATCATAGCCGTCATTAGGACCTTTGCCTTCTCCTGAAAAAGTACCGTCCCATTCGCGCGGATCGAGGCGGATAACAAAATCTTCAGAATCACCTTCTTTACTTGGTTGATGTACTTTAGCCATAAAATTCTCCTTAACAAATAAACGGATACTGTACCTAATGCCTCATAAAGGCATTGCGGACTTTATTCTAAAACAAAGAAAACAGCGGGCAAAGATTGAAGGGAACAACGGTTTATTAACACGATAATCGGATTTAAATCTTTTTAAAACAAATAGATATAATTTATACATCATACCTGGTCATCCATTATTAAAAATCTCGCCCATGCCGTCCACCAAGATGATTCCCCCTCTTCCGTCCCCTTGCCATGCGGCAAAAAGGCCGTCTGAAAAATGACTTTCAGACGGCCTTTTCATTTGCTCAAGCCTTATTCTTTAGGCAGGCGCAGGACGGAGACGATGAATCCGCCCCAAATGACAATCAGTGCGACAAGCATCATGACAATAGCTGAAGTGCTCATTATTCTTCTCCTTCACGTTCGTGTTCATGTTCGTCTTTGACGTTGAAGCCCTGACCGTGTTTCCACGGCAAGAACGACAGCAAGACTGACAATACGAGGATGGCGCCCACCATACCCCAACCGAAGATATTGAGGAAGCTGTCAGGATAGCCGCTGTAATTCTCTTTTAAGAGGCCGGCAGTATCCTGATAAAGCATATAGCCGAGCATAGCGACAGTAACCACCACGCTGGCGGTCCACACTTTGCCGACACGGATGGAAGACAGCGCGTTCAAGTGGTTGCGCAGTTCCGGCAGCTTGTTCAACAAGACAATCGCCAAAACGTAAACAAAACCGGAAGCCACAATGCCGTAAGTATTGATGAATTTGTCCAATACGTCCAACACAGGCAGGCCGGTGGTCGTACCGAACAGCAAGGTGGAAATAATCGCCATGGGAACGCCTGCAATCAGCGTTGCGCTGACACGGCCGATGTTCATTTTGTCTTGAATCGCGGCCACAATCACTTCAACGATGGAAATCATGGAAGTTACACCGGCAAACACCAGCGAGCCGAAGAACAATACACCAATCAACGCACCCATCGGCGCTTGGTTAATGATGGTCGGGAACGCAATAAACGCCAAACCGATACCGTTGGATGCCACTTCGCTGACTTCTTTGCCTGCCGCGTGCGCCATAAAGCCCAATGCTGCGAATACGCCGATACCGGCGAGCAACTCGAAGCTGCTGTTGGCAAAGCCGACAACCAAGCCTGTGCCGCCCAAGTCGGTTTTTTTCTTCAGGTAAGAAGAATAAGTAATCATGATGCCGAAGCAGATGGAGAGCGAGAAGAAGATCTGGCCATATGCGGCTACCCAGACTTTCGGATCCGCCAAGCGGCTCCAGTCAGGCGTAAACAAAGCGTCCAAACCTTTTGCCGCACCCGGCAGTGTCAGCGCAATGCCCACCATGATGACAAACATCACCACCAACAAAGGCATGAAGAATGTGGATGCACCGGCTACGCCTTTTTGCACGCCCAAAGCCATAATCGCCAGCGTAAACACCCACACGGCAATCAACGGACCGGCAACTTTGCCAACAAAATCCAAGCCCAAGTCTTTGGCATCGGCCATTTGCAGGAAGTCTTTGAAGAAGAATGCCTGCGGATCCGCACCCCATGCCGAAGTCAAAGAATAATAGGCATAGCTTGCCGCCCAGCCGACAATCACGGCGTAGTAGATACAGATGATGACGTTGGTCAGGAAGTTCCACCAACCCATCGGCTCAAACAAACGGCCGAGGCGGCGGAAAGCCAAAGGTGGCGAGCCGCGGTAACGGTGGCCGATGGCATAGTCGAGCAGCAACAGCGGAATACCCGCCGTCAACAGCGCAACCAAATAAGGGAGGACGAAAGCACCGCCGCCGTTGTCGAAGGCGATGTAAGGGAAACGCCAAATGTTGCCTAAGCCCACGGCCGAGCCGATGGCGGCAAACATAAAGGCACGGCGACTGCTAAACGTCGCGCGTTCGCTGGATTGAGAATTTGACACAATGAACCTCTTAAAAATCGAGTGTCGTCAAGGCCTCCCGGCCTTGCGCGTATATATTTAGAAATCAGGCCGGACAAACCGGCCGGTTAAAATAGATATTCGGACAAGGATAATATCCGGTATTTAAAGAATGCACCGCTTATGGCCATGCAAACATAATCTGACCTTATCGTAAAAAAATTTAACACTGTTGGCAAGTCAGTATTGCATTAAAATCGCAAGGAAAATCTTCATGCACTACGACTAAAATCTTCATACACTTCTTTATATACAAGCCAAACGCAACACCCAAGCCCCGTTTTTCCCTCCCCTTCCCACTGACAGCCGCCCTCGCCGCAAACCGCCTTTTCCTTATCCAGTAAGGAAAAGCGGCAACCCAACGCATTCAAATCCCCCGTCATCAAAATGTTTCAGACGGCCTGTTTTCCTTCCGTCCAATCCGGGCCGTCTGAAAATTTCACTGTTGCATGTTGTAATCAAGAAACCGTCCCAAAATTCCGTTTAATATAAACAAAAACAATCCGCCTTTTCCCGTTTCCTTCATTACCATGATTTAAAACGAACATAAAACACCAAAAAATGGAATTAATAAAAATAAAATTTCAAAAAATATTAAATAACATTAAATTTAAACCTGCATTTCTACTCTAATCATCTACAATCAAAAATAATCGAACCTAAATTTTTCAATAAAACATTAATTACACAACACTACATTTTTGCTATAATTGCCGCCATTCAATCCACAACCCAAACCCAAAAGAAGAGGAAAAGCCATGGGTATCAAAGTTGCCATCAACGGTTACGGCCGCATCGGCCGCCAAGTAGTGCGCGCTATTTTCGACTACAAACTGCAAGACCAACTCGACATCGTTGCCATCAACGCCAGCGGCAGCATCGAGACCAACGCCCACCTGACCAAATTTGACACTGTTCACGGCCGCTTTGACGCCGATGTTTCCCATGATGAAAAACACCTCATCATCAACGGTAAAAAAATCCCTTACTTCTCCACCCGCAATCCTGCCGAATTGCCATGGGGCGAATTGGGCGTTGACCTGGTCATGGAATGTACCGGCGCGTTCACTAGCAAAGAGAAAGCCAAAATCCACTTGGAAAGCGGCGCGAAAAAAGTGCTGATTTCCGCTCCCGGCGGCGATGACGTTGACGCAACCATCGTTTATGGCGTAAACGACGACGTGATTACCGGCGACATGACCGTTATCTCCAACGCGTCTTGTACCACCAACTGCCTGGCACCCGTAGCCAAAGTGTTGAACGAAAACATCGGCATCGTAAACGGCGTGATGACCACCATCCACGCGCTGACCAACGACCAAACCGTCACCGACGTACGCCACAAAGACCTGCGCCGTGCGCGTAGTGGCGTGGAAAACATGATTCCGACCAAAACCGGCGCGGCAAAAGCCGTCGGTTTGGTATTGCCGGACCTGAAAGGCAAACTCGACGGCCTCGCCATCCGCGTACCGACCGTCAACGTTTCCCTGGTTGATCTGAGCTTCCAGGCAAGCCGTGAGACTTCTGTCGAAGAAATCAATGCGCTGATGAAAGCCGCTTCCGAAGAAGGCCGTCTGAAAGGCGTTTTGGGTTACAACACCCTGCCGCTGGTTTCTATGGACTTCAACCACACTACCCAAGCCAGCACATTCGACTCTACGCTGACCAAAGTAACCGAAGGCAAAATGGTTAAAGTGTTCGCATGGTACGACAACGAGTGGGGCTTCAGCTGCCAAATGCTGAACACCGCGCGCCGTATGTTCGGTTTGGAAGTACGTCCGTTCTAATCGGCTTCCAACGCAAAGGCCGTCTGAAACATCTTTTCAGACGGCCTTTTGTATTTCCTTTAAAATATCGCATTCCCATTTATTTTCAGACGGCCTCTTCATGTTTCCCAACGAATCCGCCCCCAACCTCCTGCAAGGCTTAAACCCCGAACAACTCTCCGCCGTAACCTGGCCGCCGCAATCCGCCCTCGTTTTGGCAGGCGCGGGCAGCGGCAAAACGCGCGTACTGACCACGCGCATCGCATGGCTTTTGCAAAGCGGACAAGCCAGCGTGCACAGCATTATGGCGGTAACGTTTACCAACAAAGCCGCCAAAGAAATGCAGACCCGTTTGGGCGCGATGATTCCCGTCAACGTCCGCGCCATGTGGCTCGGCACGTTCCACGGCCTCTGCCACCGCTTTTTGCGCCTGCACCACCGCGACGCCGGCCTGCCCTCTTCCTTCCAAATCCTCGACAGCGGCGATCAGCTTTCCCTGATCAAACGCCTGCTCAAAAGCCTCAACATCGCCGAAGAAATCATCGCGCCGCGTTCGCTGCAAGGCTTTATC
Proteins encoded:
- the mgtE gene encoding magnesium transporter, whose amino-acid sequence is MSIEQTPPNLDHTPDNEAVEDRISDDRISDDIDRIHALCEILEPSFEQIEAGVPIEDESLRDKFTELTVLLAELHPADVAAVLESLPPRERNIVWLLVAPEDDGEVLLEVSDAVRETLIESMDKDELLAAVDDLDADELAELADDLPHQVVYEALQTRDEEEREQVKAAMSYEDNQVGAIMDFELVSIRADVACEVVLRYLRRFDSLPDHTDKIFVVDENDVLQGVLPIRKLLVADPEDMVADVMATDVVRFRPEDDVEEAAQAFERYDLVTAPVVDENKKLIGRITIDEMVDVIREESEADMFNMAGLQEEEDLFAPIWDSVKNRWMWLAINLCTAFIASRVIGAFEGSIEKIVALAALMPIVAGIGGNSGNQTITMIVRAMAMGQMTSTQAGRLLKKEVGVALVNGIIWGTVMGVISWLLYGNIGIGLVMVAAMTLNLLLAATVGVLIPVMMDKAGRDPALGSSVLITAVTDSGGFLIFLGLATMFLL
- a CDS encoding LysR family transcriptional regulator, translating into MDFKSLYCFAELIRLQSFSATASALNLTQPTVSKIIQALEEELGVPLLCKENGRKKRQVQPTAIGEEVYRHALNLLHERDLLLARIDDYRHVKSGTLRLGLALFGSDLLSHALFDFHQKWPDIELSFLEQGSLAIEQSLRNNELDAGQLLAPVHEDFDSITLCDYPLVVLMPKSRARHDALTLKSLQHEPFILFGAGFSLNETIQTACRNQGFTPNVVCRTGQWNLVADMVAHNMGIALLPEYYARKINPDVFAAIPLVEPEIRWQLTMAWKKHQRPTPALRAWLDVVREAFGRRNK
- a CDS encoding CidA/LrgA family protein, whose product is MIIRLIIHIMQKPGFYNQAFHSTHTHIMDSLTRFFQTALPLAIIGAVWGVSDLIVRFTHLPISSGVLGLFLMLALLGLGIIRPGMVDRGAKWALGELVFFFIPIMVSVLQYQDLLMSEGWQLILTIAVGTALVMISTALTLDFCYRWKRRLYKKLHS
- a CDS encoding LrgB family protein, which encodes MDYTALACFIWTCFAYVVAKKIHRKKPLMIFSPVVTVSVSTILLLLAFGINYDTYHKYTQGIVFLLTPVTVAFAVPIYENREVIRRQLPILSIAIMVGMFVGIVSAFLMSHMFHFNNEVTNSLMARSISTPFAVVLASEIHGSASLVSLFTIITGFVGMIFGDLFLAFTRIRFHTANGVAFGNAAHGFGTSRAGQRHETEGVMASLTMILAGLFMVLFGPTMVHLVIWMMS
- a CDS encoding methionine/alanine import family NSS transporter small subunit, whose amino-acid sequence is MSTSAIVMMLVALIVIWGGFIVSVLRLPKE
- a CDS encoding sodium-dependent transporter, with the translated sequence MSNSQSSERATFSSRRAFMFAAIGSAVGLGNIWRFPYIAFDNGGGAFVLPYLVALLTAGIPLLLLDYAIGHRYRGSPPLAFRRLGRLFEPMGWWNFLTNVIICIYYAVIVGWAASYAYYSLTSAWGADPQAFFFKDFLQMADAKDLGLDFVGKVAGPLIAVWVFTLAIMALGVQKGVAGASTFFMPLLVVMFVIMVGIALTLPGAAKGLDALFTPDWSRLADPKVWVAAYGQIFFSLSICFGIMITYSSYLKKKTDLGGTGLVVGFANSSFELLAGIGVFAALGFMAHAAGKEVSEVASNGIGLAFIAFPTIINQAPMGALIGVLFFGSLVFAGVTSMISIVEVIVAAIQDKMNIGRVSATLIAGVPMAIISTLLFGTTTGLPVLDVLDKFINTYGIVASGFVYVLAIVLLNKLPELRNHLNALSSIRVGKVWTASVVVTVAMLGYMLYQDTAGLLKENYSGYPDSFLNIFGWGMVGAILVLSVLLSFLPWKHGQGFNVKDEHEHEREGEE
- the gap gene encoding type I glyceraldehyde-3-phosphate dehydrogenase; this encodes MGIKVAINGYGRIGRQVVRAIFDYKLQDQLDIVAINASGSIETNAHLTKFDTVHGRFDADVSHDEKHLIINGKKIPYFSTRNPAELPWGELGVDLVMECTGAFTSKEKAKIHLESGAKKVLISAPGGDDVDATIVYGVNDDVITGDMTVISNASCTTNCLAPVAKVLNENIGIVNGVMTTIHALTNDQTVTDVRHKDLRRARSGVENMIPTKTGAAKAVGLVLPDLKGKLDGLAIRVPTVNVSLVDLSFQASRETSVEEINALMKAASEEGRLKGVLGYNTLPLVSMDFNHTTQASTFDSTLTKVTEGKMVKVFAWYDNEWGFSCQMLNTARRMFGLEVRPF